In Osmerus eperlanus chromosome 4, fOsmEpe2.1, whole genome shotgun sequence, the sequence AATCTCTCATCCACAACATCTATTCTCAGAAATGTGTTCCACAGATCAATGAGGAGCTGGAGGTGCGATATTGCCCCTGAACGGTAGACTTGAGTGTTAACAAGGTTCCAAGGAATCTGGTACAGTTTTTTCCGATTGCTTggacacaaaaatgtcaaataacacacagttcgtgaaacctgacactcacgGAGCAAAACAGCAGCCCAGATTTAGCACACTATGCAcactataagcacattctcagcctcacactatttgaaaaaatactacacacagtgttttgcaaataactaaacacacttttctacattagacacagaaataTAAGATTATGTCACTTAACTGCCTTTTCAagacactgccttgtaaaatgccacacGTGAACAAATGGATCAAACACGGGTGTCAGCTGTACAAGCACCAAAGTGCTTaactgtaaacataccaatcaggtgtaagcactataaaaaggcaacaggtcagtgtacccgtcctcatcaaaaatggaaggcaatgttgcaggaagagggaggatgagagggggagcccatggaggaagagtggtaaggagagggagagttagaCCTGGAGGCGGTTGAAGAATAGGgccaaatttacagtatctaatgaaattcgacagagagttcagcccaacctcagcagatatactgttgcaacagtaactACTTTTCTCTACTGTCTtcagtacagtaaaatgtagcctatactatatgcactacatcagtatttttttttttacccattcactgcagtccatgattgaaacaatgttctgtatttcatttgctgtatGCTTTCTGttgtctccacaaatgtaattgctgtgtttacagtgtgtagtctactacagtatttgaattgaaatatgttctgatattctgcacaaaatgcaacctttacgtagacaatgtggagagtacagtacatattttcatcagtgtgcagtactggccttgtgtgttgtgtttggtcaacatattcatgCACTTTGTACAGTACGTGTacaaagtgagccctgttttcaaaattgtgcttaagcaatcggaaaaaactgtaacaaGCCTATTAAACATGTTTTGTGAAGAATTTGCCAAAACAGATGAGTAAAGCagtgaaactttttttttaaagcagatATTTTATTACACATTCTAATTTAGTCTCTTTGTGCACTGTTCAGGACGACCCAGTCAGCTTTGAGGTGACTTTCAGAGAGTCCCCATCAGAAGCACTGGCCAGAGTCCAGGAGATCCTGTCTGTGTACTGGGAGCTGGTAACCACCAGTCACACACCAGTGGACTGGAACTGCCAGAGGGAGTACGCAGAGAGCTCAGGACTTGCTACGCACCTATACACATCACCAACTGAGCTCAGCACACAACTCTCCTCAACAACTGGTGAGTCCTTCTAAGGAACCAAGGCTAATAAAATCTCCCTTCTATTTTCTGGTAGCACCTGTCCTGGACAATATTGCACAGTTGTAATTAAAAGTTATGAACTGTCCGTCCCCCAGTCAGATCTGATAAGAATTCAAAGACAGCCTCCCAGACTGGTTCAGAGAGCAACATGTACAAGTTTGGCTTCATAGTGGTGTCTCTCAGCGGAGGAGGGCTGCTTGTGCTTATTCTCTGCATAATCACACAGCGGGTAATGCCAAATAATAACACTGAGAAGCATCTGCTCTGCCAAAGGCAAGATTTCTGGCAGACCAGAATATGATTAAGCTAAACACAGCACCTGTGTTTGTTCCTTAAATTTggagattaaaaaaatatatattatttaacTGTGCTGCTGAtttgacaattttttttttttattgtttcaaAACAGAAATACTTTAGTAGGATTAACACATCGCACTCAATATTCACTTCAAGGTGAGGAAATGTACATTATTAGTAATATGCAAAGAAGTCTGAAACAAAATAACTCAGACCTATGAGACCTCTAAATAACAAATTTGATTTTACAGGTCACATTCAGACATGCGAAGAAATTAGTTTCCatctctgccttcctgcctgtctgtatacCAGGTGTCCAAACTGCCTCCttatgtgttttctgtgtgtcagtgtgtctgtcaaACTGCACCCTGTCTGGCTGGCAGTACAACTGACTGAAGTGTTGTtttgcagcctgcctgcctgcttgcctgcccactttcttgcctgcctgcctgcctgccttttcGGAAGCAACGTAATTGAGATGACTGCTCAGACCGGAAGAGATATGTGAACAATGAATATCTTCATATGCAATCTTTTTTGGTAAAATGTTATGTGAATGTCTGTTGGTTGGTTATCCATATGAAATAAATATAATTAAAACGCTGACAAGGAACATTATCTTTTATTTTGACAATCTACTGTTGTTTATTGTTTAAACACAGCACTGGTCTCATCagaatttatttgtatttttattatgTCTATTGTGAAAACTCTATAGTTATCTGTTTAGTTTACTCCCTAATCTGTTGTTGCGGAGGCCTTGACAGAAGAAGTATTTTGCACCACATAATGCATACGTTCACCAGGCATATTTGAAACAGATCTGTGATCTTTAACATGTCATCAGAGGCATGTCATCATCCTATAAATCCACTGTCTGGAACATATGGATTTAatccatgttttttttaaagatatatatttttggtgGCTTTATTATGTATTTCTGACAGGGATAGTATGTTTGGAGAGGACAAgaaatgtagagagagagagagatgacatggTAAAGGGCTTGGGCCAGACTCAAACCCAGGCTGCCGCGGAGAAGCCTCAGTCTACATGGTGTGCGCATTAGTCCAGTAATTGGATTTATCACAAAT encodes:
- the csf1b gene encoding macrophage colony-stimulating factor 1b isoform X2, with amino-acid sequence MTLLVPSLIQCPTKVKCLSVIIFLSFSLAMGEIPGPCRHSITKEHMLTLNHLIDNQLRSGCWITYTFTDQRTLSKCCYVKAALPWILDLLTAHFQYNRGSDNDRYVQLLKSLIHNIYSQKCVPQINEELEDDPVSFEVTFRESPSEALARVQEILSVYWELVTTSHTPVDWNCQREYAESSGLATHLYTSPTELSTQLSSTTVRSDKNSKTASQTGSESNMYKFGFIVVSLSGGGLLVLILCIITQRKYFSRINTSHSIFTSRSHSDMRRN
- the csf1b gene encoding macrophage colony-stimulating factor 1b isoform X1, which produces MTLLVPSLIQCPTKVKCLSVIIFLSFSLAMGEIPGPCRHSITKEHMLTLNHLIDNQLRSGCWITYTFTDQRTLSKCCYVKAALPWILDLLTAHFQYNRGSDNDRYVQLLKSLIHNIYSQKCVPQINEELEDDPVSFEVTFRESPSEALARVQEILSVYWELVTTSHTPVDWNCQREYAESSGLATHLYTSPTELSTQLSSTTVRSDKNSKTASQTGSESNMYKFGFIVVSLSGGGLLVLILCIITQRKYFSRINTSHSIFTSSLPACLPAHFLACLPACLFGSNVIEMTAQTGRDM